A segment of the Sanyastnella coralliicola genome:
GTGGGCAAGTAATGTGCATGGATTCAACGCAGTGCGCTACTCTCAAATCTGGGATGGTGTGGGCATGCGTATTTACAATTCTGCAGATCAGTTGAAGTATGATTTCATCGTTAACGCTAACGCGGAAACGGATCAGGTTGTATTGCGCTATGAAGGCCTAGAAGGAATGTCGATAGTAGACGGCGTTCTTTACCTCGAAACGAGCGTAGGTCAGATTACGGAGTTGGCACCTTACGCCTACCAGATGAATGGAAACTCGATGGAAGAAGTTGCCTGTGAATACGTGCTCTCAGGTGACAAGATTAGTTTTTCATTCCCTGATGGATACGACACTTCACGACAGTTGATCATCGACCCTATTGTCATTGCATCAACGCTTTCTGGAACGACAGGAGATAGCAACTACGGACACAGTGCCGCATATGATATCGCCGGAAACATTTACACTGGAGCTCGCGCTTTCGGTGCTGGTTACCCTACCACTACAGGTGCGTATCAAGAAGACTTCGCTGGAGCAGGTTTCGCTGTGGATATGGCGATGTCAAAGCTAAACCCGACAGGAACTGACCTTTTATGGGCAAGCTACCTTGGAGGTACGGATACGGATTACCCACACTCGTTGATTGCTAATGATTTTGAGGAACTGTACGTGTATGGTTCTACTTCATCAAACGATTTCCCAGTTTCTGACGACGCTTACCAGCCTGATTACGGGGGAGGCACAGATATCGTAGTCTCTCACTTCTCTGCTGATGGAACCGAATTGATCGGATCAACTTACATGGGGGGTTCAGACCAAGACGGAGTGAACTCGGCGAGTGTAAACTATGGAGATACCTTCCGAGGTGAGATTGTGCTCAATGGCGATCAAATTCCATATGTAGCTTCCTTCTCTACATCAACCGATTTCCCAACAACCGGTGGTGTTTATCAGCCAGCCAACGCAGGCGAACAAGACGCGGTCATCTTCACGATGAACGAAGAATTGAGCTCGCTGACTTGGTCTACATACCTAGGAGGTACGGCAGCGGATACAGGCTACGGTTTGCGTGTGACAGTTGATGGAAATGTTTTCGTCGCTGGTCAAGCTGGATCAGATGATTTTCCAACAACAGCAGGCGCCTACGAAACGACCTTCCAAGGTGGAGGAGGCGGAGGATGGGGTCCTGAAAAGGACGGATTCCTAGCACGTCTTTCTGCCAATGGAGCTGACCTTCAAGCGTGTACATTCTACGGTACAACAGAAGAAGACCAAGCTTTCTTCGTAGACCTCAATAACGATGAAGAACCCTTCATTTACGGACAATCACAAGGAGATATACCTGTAACAGCAGATGTATATTCTGAAGAAGATGGTTCACTCTTCATCGCTAAATTCAATTACGCACTTACCGAGTTGCTCGCGGCTTCCCGTATGGCTGTATCAACCTGGGGTGGATATGCCGGGGTACCGGTAGCCTTCTTGGTTGACCGTTGTGATAATATCTACATCTCAGCCTACAGCGCTGGAGGAGACTTGTCGTTGACTGATGATGCGGTATACGACACTGGAGGCTTCTACCTCGCTGCTTATGGTGAAGACATTTCAACCCTCGAGTTCGCGTCATACTATGGTGCAAACCACGTAGACGGAGGAACTTCCCGATTTGATAAGAACGGAATCATCTACCAAGGTGTATGTTCTGGAGGGGGCTTCCCGACAAATGCCGACGCTTACGCAACAGACCAGTCGATTGGTTGGGATATCGGTGTATTTAAAATGGACTTCCAGGTTTCTGGGGTGAATGCTGCAATTACGGCTAGCGCCGATGCCTTGAATGGTTGTGCGCCGCATACGATCGAATTCAACAACTACTCGGTAGGTAACATCTACACATGGGATTTCGGTGACGGATCTCCTTTGAACAACGAATTTGAGCCGGAGCACACGTACACAGAACCTGGCGTTTACGAAGTGAGTCTGATCTCTCTTGACTCATTGTCATGTAACCTCGCTGATACGGCGTACTTGGAGATCTCAATCTCAGAGCCAACAGATTTCTTGGCGGCCTTCGAAGTCCAGCTTGACTGTGAAGACCTAGGTATCGTTACAGATAATCAAACAGGAATTGAGTGGCTAGAATACCAGTGGGACATGGGAGACGGAACCATCCTTGAAGGTTTCAATGTGGAGCACTTCTACGTTGAGGAAGGTGACTATACCATCACATTGAACGCAGTAGATAATGGTTGTGATGCAGACGACGAAGCATCGCAAGATGTACAGATCGTTGGCAGTGTCTTAGCCAGTACCGATGCGAGTTCTTATGAAGGCTGTGGTGAGCTCACTATTGATTTTGCAAACACCAGTAACGGATTGACCTATGAATGGGATTTTGGTGATGGTTCTCCTACCACCACCGATGAAAACCCAAGTCACACCTTCCAACCAGGAGAATATACTGTGACGCTGACTGCTTTCCACCCAGAAAGCTGTAACCTTGAAGACGACACCACCCTAACGGTAGTTGTTGGACCAGATCAAGTGATTGATGCGGCATTCCAGCTCCTGCAAACAGACTGTGAGTCGTTCCTGGTCGAAGGAACAGACCAAAGTACAGGAGAGTTCCTAGCCTTCGAATGGGACATGGATGACGGAACAACTTATGACACCCCAGATATCTCGCATAACTACGGGGCGATGGGTGAATACCAAGTCTCTTTGACCATTACAGACACCTTGTGTGACGCATCAGATACAGAAATACTGAACATTACGGTGCTTGATGAGGTCACGGCCATCATTGGGAACGATGACCTCGAGGGGTGTCATCCATACGTAGCCTTGTTTGAGAATAACAGTGCCGGAACGAACTTCTACTGGGACTTCGGTGACGGTTCACCTGTGATTGATTCTCAAGTGGCGGAACACGAATACGCTGAACCAGGTGTATACACCGTGACGCTCACTGTAGAAGGTGTTGGAAACTGTGGAGGAACAGATGTCACCGAAGCCATTGTAACAGTGGTGGAAACGCCGGAGATCGAAGCCTTGTTCGAAATGGAGCAAACGGGGGCATGTGAAGCCATGACGGTTGACTTCGACAACCTAAGTACAGGCGATGGCCTGGAATACGATTGGTCAGTTGATGGTACAACCTATTCGGTAGCTGAAATGGAACACATATTTAGTGGACCTGGAACCTATGATATCGTCTTGAATATCTCGGAGCCAGTGTGTGATGCCACGGATAGCTTCAGCCAAACCATTGAAGTGCTTGACGGCATTGATTTGATTGCACCTGATGACGTGTACATGTGTTACTACGAATTCACGAAAGACATCGCTATTACTGGTCCGGCGGAAGCAACATACGAGTGGAACACTGGTGAAACAGAACAAGCAATCACCATCACAGAACCAGGAATCTACACGATTACAGCTACGCTGAACAACTGTACTGACTCCGAAGGATTGGAGGTCATCGGGGTAGAGAAATTGATCTTGCTAGACAATCCAACGGCTTGTGAAGGCATTCAGACCATGCTCGAAATCCCTTACGACGACGGTACAAATTACCAGTGGTGTGATGGATCAGAGCTAGATTACATTTATGCTTCAGAACCAGGAGAGTACTGCTACCAGTTCACCGATATATTCGGATGTCAACAAGAAGGGCTGGTGATCCTAGATCAAGTAGATCAAGACGGAACCATCTACATTCCAAATGCGTTCACACCGAACAACGATGGAATCAACGATATCTTCAAAGCCGAAGGGGTAGACATTCGCTCATTTGAACTAACGGTTTGGAACCGTTGGGGAGAAGAAGTGTACCGCTCAGAATCGATCGACCAATTCTGGGATGGATCTAACCAAGGAAGCGAATACTACGTGCAAGACGGAGTCTACACTTGGCGTGTAGAATACAACAGCACATGTAGTTCTGAAAAAGTCTTGGAGACAGGTACCGTGCTCATCATGCGATGATCACTTACGACGGATCCAGAGTTCTGGGTTTTGAGGAGATGGACTCTTGCTGTTCATCTTCCAAACTTCAAAGTGAGAAACAGACTTGTTATTGACCGTCAAAACGGTTCCAATGCGTTCGCCCATTTCTATTTGATCACCCTTTGAGAAGGTCACGTTTGTGAGTCCGGTGTATACCGTTTTGTATGCACCATGGGTGATAATAACATTCTGACCGGCCCCTGGAATCGAGAACACGGATGTTACCGTACCACCGAATACCGCGAGCACACCAGAACCAGCCTCTGTGCTGATATCAATTCCGTTGTTTTCAATGGTAATTCCTGGAATAGTAGGGTGTGGTTGCGTTCCAAAACGAGATGTAATCACCCCTCTAAGTACGGGCCAAGGAAGGTTTCCTTTGTTCTTTTCAAATTCTGCAGAGATGATTTTTCCTTCAGGAGTAAGCTCGTATTTACCGTCGTTCTTCTTTTTCTCAGCGGCCAATTCTTCTTCGATAATACGACGAATGGCTGCGTTGATGCGTTGGCGTTCTTGCTCTTGTTGCTGCTGCTTCTTTTTGAGCTTGTCCTCCTCACTCTTCAATTGGGCGATGACCTGCTCAATCTCTTGCTTATTATCACGTAAAGAGGCTGCTTCAGCGGCTTTTTCATCCAATAGCACCACTTTACTTGCTTTGTCTGCTTCGAGGCTAACAATGCGCTCCTCTAGCTTTATTTGCGTGTCTTTGATTTCGTTGGCTTGGCGCTTACGGTAGTCAGCGTATTCCTGAAGAAATTTGAATCGTTTGAAGGCCTGATTAAAGCTTGAAGCCGCGAAGATGTACATCAACTCGTCGTGGTTTTGACGGTTCTTGTACGCCTGATAGATCATAGCTGCGTACTCTTCCTTCATCACGGCGATTTTGCGCTCCAGTTCCACAATCATCTGTTCTGACGTGCTAATGTCTGAGTTGATCGTGCGGATTTCCTTTTCGTAGCTATTGAGAAGTTGTTGACGGTAGCGGATTTGCTCCTTCAACATGCGGAGTTGTTCAAAGCTCACCTCTTGATCGGCTTTCGAGGCTTTGATCAACTTTTGAGTGTAGGCAATCTTCTTGTTGAGTTCATTACGCTGGGCTTGCAAGTCTGCTTTACTCTGGGCCAAGAGACTTCCGCCAAATGCGATAAAAAGAACCAACAGACTAAGGCGTAAGCTTGCGCTCAAAACTGTCGGGTA
Coding sequences within it:
- a CDS encoding PKD domain-containing protein gives rise to the protein MKRFALLLILASISVSLFAHNGRKAFNFRENLGQWHDNVKYRVAMGNATLFLEENAMTWNIVHPEDYDLIHESSEWSRQELLAWQLRGHAYKVIFENGNTQNIVGQEQESTYYNYFLGNDQSKWASNVHGFNAVRYSQIWDGVGMRIYNSADQLKYDFIVNANAETDQVVLRYEGLEGMSIVDGVLYLETSVGQITELAPYAYQMNGNSMEEVACEYVLSGDKISFSFPDGYDTSRQLIIDPIVIASTLSGTTGDSNYGHSAAYDIAGNIYTGARAFGAGYPTTTGAYQEDFAGAGFAVDMAMSKLNPTGTDLLWASYLGGTDTDYPHSLIANDFEELYVYGSTSSNDFPVSDDAYQPDYGGGTDIVVSHFSADGTELIGSTYMGGSDQDGVNSASVNYGDTFRGEIVLNGDQIPYVASFSTSTDFPTTGGVYQPANAGEQDAVIFTMNEELSSLTWSTYLGGTAADTGYGLRVTVDGNVFVAGQAGSDDFPTTAGAYETTFQGGGGGGWGPEKDGFLARLSANGADLQACTFYGTTEEDQAFFVDLNNDEEPFIYGQSQGDIPVTADVYSEEDGSLFIAKFNYALTELLAASRMAVSTWGGYAGVPVAFLVDRCDNIYISAYSAGGDLSLTDDAVYDTGGFYLAAYGEDISTLEFASYYGANHVDGGTSRFDKNGIIYQGVCSGGGFPTNADAYATDQSIGWDIGVFKMDFQVSGVNAAITASADALNGCAPHTIEFNNYSVGNIYTWDFGDGSPLNNEFEPEHTYTEPGVYEVSLISLDSLSCNLADTAYLEISISEPTDFLAAFEVQLDCEDLGIVTDNQTGIEWLEYQWDMGDGTILEGFNVEHFYVEEGDYTITLNAVDNGCDADDEASQDVQIVGSVLASTDASSYEGCGELTIDFANTSNGLTYEWDFGDGSPTTTDENPSHTFQPGEYTVTLTAFHPESCNLEDDTTLTVVVGPDQVIDAAFQLLQTDCESFLVEGTDQSTGEFLAFEWDMDDGTTYDTPDISHNYGAMGEYQVSLTITDTLCDASDTEILNITVLDEVTAIIGNDDLEGCHPYVALFENNSAGTNFYWDFGDGSPVIDSQVAEHEYAEPGVYTVTLTVEGVGNCGGTDVTEAIVTVVETPEIEALFEMEQTGACEAMTVDFDNLSTGDGLEYDWSVDGTTYSVAEMEHIFSGPGTYDIVLNISEPVCDATDSFSQTIEVLDGIDLIAPDDVYMCYYEFTKDIAITGPAEATYEWNTGETEQAITITEPGIYTITATLNNCTDSEGLEVIGVEKLILLDNPTACEGIQTMLEIPYDDGTNYQWCDGSELDYIYASEPGEYCYQFTDIFGCQQEGLVILDQVDQDGTIYIPNAFTPNNDGINDIFKAEGVDIRSFELTVWNRWGEEVYRSESIDQFWDGSNQGSEYYVQDGVYTWRVEYNSTCSSEKVLETGTVLIMR
- a CDS encoding murein hydrolase activator EnvC family protein, whose product is MSASLRLSLLVLFIAFGGSLLAQSKADLQAQRNELNKKIAYTQKLIKASKADQEVSFEQLRMLKEQIRYRQQLLNSYEKEIRTINSDISTSEQMIVELERKIAVMKEEYAAMIYQAYKNRQNHDELMYIFAASSFNQAFKRFKFLQEYADYRKRQANEIKDTQIKLEERIVSLEADKASKVVLLDEKAAEAASLRDNKQEIEQVIAQLKSEEDKLKKKQQQQEQERQRINAAIRRIIEEELAAEKKKNDGKYELTPEGKIISAEFEKNKGNLPWPVLRGVITSRFGTQPHPTIPGITIENNGIDISTEAGSGVLAVFGGTVTSVFSIPGAGQNVIITHGAYKTVYTGLTNVTFSKGDQIEMGERIGTVLTVNNKSVSHFEVWKMNSKSPSPQNPELWIRRK